Within the Leptospira stimsonii genome, the region TAGGATCATTTCCATTCTGGAATTTTAGGGGACTATGATGCCATTCAGATCACTGAACGAAGAAATCAGCAAACTTAGAGACGTAACCGCCACACTTCGAGGGGAAAACGGATGTCCCTGGGACAAAGAACAAGATCATCAAACCTTGGTTCCCTATCTAATCGAAGAATCGCAGGAAGTCATCGAAGCGATTCTTAAAAAAGACGACGAACTCTTAAAGGAAGAGTTAGGCGATCTTTTGTTTCAGGTAGTATTTCATGCAAGACTCGCGGAAGAAAGAAATGCCTTTGATTTAGCAGACGTAGCGGAACGTGTTGCGGATAAGTTAATTTTCAGACATCCGCATGTCTTCCGTCCCGAAGAACTCACACTTTCCTCTTCCCAAGAAGTGATAGAAAATTGGGAAAAAATCAAAGATAAAGAAAAGAAGAAACCAGGTTACTCGTCTATTTTTACTAACATACCGGAAAATTTTTCCTCTCTCTTAAAAGCGGAGAAATATCAAAAGAAGGCCGCAAAGGTTGGATTTGACTGGAAAGATATTTCAGATGTAGAAGGAAAAGTCAGAGAGGAAATGGAAGAGTTCTTGGTAGAATACGGTCGGACAAAAGTGGACGGATCCAATCAGGTTCGAATCGAAGAAGAATTTGGAGATCTCTTATTCAGTCTCGTAAATCTGGGAAGACATTTGGGAATTTCGTCCGAATCCGCGCTAACAAGAACGAACGCAAAATTCAAAGCGAGATTTCAATACGTAGAAGAAACGTTACAGAGTCAAGGAAAGGCGCCCTCGGATTCCAATCTCAAAGAAATGGACAAACTTTGGGACAAAGCCAAAGAATTAAAATTATGAATCAGACGAGTTCATTCGAAAGTAGAATAAAAAAAACGGAGGAGCTTATCTCCCATCTGAACGTTTCTTTTTCTCTAAAACCGGAATCGGATCCGGAAGAATGGCCGCGTTCTTTTCAAATGTTCGTCCGTGAAAAAAAATATAAAACCGTCTTTTCGATCTTTGGATCGTTTACTTTAATTCCCGAAAATATAAACTCCGCACCCTTAGCCTCTCCGATCTATTATCTCAGCCTTGATACCAACGAATCAAATTCACTCTCTTGGACCAAACCGAACGGAGAATGGATCGAAGATTCCCAACAGATTCTAAGCGAATTGATCCAATCCATTCAAATATATGAGGACGGACTTTCCGAAATCAATGCAAGTGAGAATCGTATTTGAAAGTATTAGTATTAGATTCCGGAGCGACGGTCAGAAAAATCATCTCCTCCTTTTTTCCCGCGGAAGATTTTCAAATCGTGGAGGCGGCAACCGCAAAAGAAGGTCTTGACCTTGCGTTTCAAGAATCTTTCGATCTGATAACGATCGGGATGGTTCTCCCCGACGCAGACGGCTTTACTGTTTGTAAAATCATTCGGACAAGCCTAAGAGACAAAATACCGAGCACTTGTAAGAATTCCAAAATTTATCTTATAACCTCGGGCGATATTGAATCAAATCGAGATAAGGCAAAGAATTTCGGCTTTGACGGAATTTTTCCGAAACCGTCGGGAATCGAGGAATTCAAAGTGGTGATCGAAGAAATCATAGAATTAGCGTACGGTCAAGTCAGCGCAAATCCTCCCGTTCCCAAAGGAAACAAAAAGATCGTCATCGTGGACGATTCAGAATTGAATCTACTTCTGCTCGGGAAAATTCTAAAAAAGAACGGCTTTCAAGTTCAGGCTTTTACGGAAGGAAAAAAAGCTTTGGAATTTCTTTTGTCCTCGAAAGGGGACATTTCAAATATCTTTACCGATTGGATTATGCCGGATCTTTCCGGAGAGGAATTCGTTGGCGAGGTTCGAAAAGAGAATCGTTTTGATTCCATTCCGATCGCAGTTATCACGGGACTGGAAGAAAACGAAGGAATCAGTGTTTCAAAACTTCCGAAGAACATTCAGATTCTTCATAAACCTTATTCCGAAAGAAATATTTTAGAATATATTCAAAAAACTTAATTTACTGCGGGAAATTGAATCTCGCGGATCACGTCCGGATGACAATCCGATCTAAATTCTCCAGAAAACGATTTTAAACCGGAAAACCACTGTCCGTTCTCGTATTGAAGATCGTTCCAATATAAGAAAAGTGTCGCATCTCCGAATTGATTGTTAAACAAAATTTGCTGAATTTCTCCGGTTTCCAAAGGTTCTTTAAAAAAGGATTCTCCAGAAAAAGAGAACATCTGAATCTGATATGGCTCGACTCGATAAGGAATTCCTTCTTTTCTTGGATTCGAAGCCTTTAATTTCCAGGTGACAATTTTGATTTTGGAAACTTCTTCCAGCTTCAACGCTTTAGAATACGTGATATTGCTTTTTTTATGCTTGAACTTGAACTCGTTCGGCGCGTTCTTCCAATAACCTTCAACTTCCCTTCCATCGCAAAAAATCACTTTGATTTTTTTCTCACCTTTTTCATCCAAACCGCTCCCGGTTTGCTTCCCTGTTTCGCCTCTCGGATTTCGAGAATCTCCGTTGATCGTCGGTTCGGAAGGTAAAGTTGGTTCTTTAGGAGCTTTTTGTGAAAGGATAGAAAAGGAAAAGAGGAAAAAGATCAAAACTGCAAAATCCTCGACTCTTCGAAATTCTTTTGATTTTCGGAGAAGGCTTTTGAGTTTCATATTCTTGAAAGAATTCCCGACCGAAACACGGTCGGGAAATCGAATTCAAATCAAATTAAAGTTTTTTCTGGATCGCTTCCATAAACTGAAAGGTATCCAGAGATTTTGCGTTCGGATCGGTACAAAGAAGGGTTAAATCTTTTGTCATTTCCCCGCCTTGAATCGTATCAATCACCGCTTTCTCAAGCTTTTGTCCGAATGCCACGACGTCCGGAGTTCCGTCCAACTCCCCTCTTTTGATCAGAGCGCCGGTCCACGCGAAGATGGAGGCGACGGAGTTTGTGGAAGTGGTTTCGCCCTGCTGGTATTTACGATAGTGTCTTGTTACGGTTCCATGAGCGGCTTCGTACTCGAACTTTCCGTCCGGAGAAACCAATACGGAAGTCATCAGACCCAAGGATCCGAAACCGGAAGCAACCATGTCGCTCATCACGTCTCCGTCGTAGTTCATCAACGCCCAGAGCATTCCGCCTTCGTTTTTCATGATCTGCGCGACTGCGTCGTCGATGAGGTAATAAGAATATTCGATGCCTGCTTTTTTGAGATCGCCTTCTTTCGCTTTTGCTAATTCATCAAAAATGGCGCGGAATCTTGCATGATATTTTTTGGAAATAGTATCCTTTGTCGCAAACCAAAGATCGATCTTTTCGGAGATCGCATAATTAAAACAAGCCTGAGCAAAACTTAGAATCGACTTATCTAAGTTAAACTGTCCCATGATCACTCCTGCGCCGTCGAAGTCGTGGATCACCGCTCTTTGTTTTTCCTTTCCGTCCTTTCCGGTATAAACTAACTCCACTTTTCCGGCTTCCGGAATGTAGAGTTCTGTATCTTTGTAAAGATCCCCAAAAGCGTGACGACCGACCGTGATCGGTTTTTTCCAAGAACGAACTGCTGGAGGAATGTTATTTACGATGATCGGCTTGCGGAAAACGGTTCCATCCAAAATGGAACGAATTGTTCCGTTCGGTGATTTCCATTCTTGTTTGAGATTGTATTCTTTGACTCGGTCCTGATTGGGAGTAATCGTCGCGCACTTAACGCCGACTCCGTATTTTTGAATCGCGTGGGCGGAATCCACGGTGACCTTGTCTTCCGTTTTGTCCCTGTATTCCACACCTAAATCATAATAGTCCAGTTCGATATCGAGATAAGGATGAATGAATCTATCCTTGATTTCTTTCCAGATGATCCGAGTCATCTCGTCCCCGTCCAGTTCTACGAGCGGGGTTTTTACCTTGATCTTTGCCATTGAATTCTCCTTTAAAATTTTGCGATGATGCGATAGTGGAATATGATTTTATTTTAAAGTTCTACTGAGAAGGAAATTTTGGATTTTCCGTGATTTTCATGATCCCGTTTCGGAGCCATGTGAGGTTCTGCATTTCAAAATAGTTGATCGCGACCGGAAGCGATACGATTCCGATGACCGAAAAATAACGATACTTCAGACTATCTTTCATACTCAACCCTTGGATCGTTTTTTCCAGGCGTATCAGAATTCTTTTCCAGCGTAAAAAGAGAGGCTTTAGTTCCGGATTACAGTCCTCGAAAAAAAGTTCTTCTGCGCTTTGAGTGATAATGTCTTTGAGATGAATCGGAAGAGCCGGAGATCCGAACTGGTCACGGAAACGAACTAGGTCTTTTTCGATCTCCTCTTCCGATTGTCTGGAGATGGGAAGAATCGAACTGATCCCGATGGAGATCGGAAGAGAAACTCTCAAAAAGAAGTCGCCTGCAACCATAGCTTGCAAAAAAGAACGGACAGATTCCCTCGGTGAAACTGAGAAATCAAGCTGGTTGGAACTGAAATGTTTTGTGGTCTGGATAATATATTGGGTCAGCTTGATTTTTTCTGTCCAAAAGATTCCCAGTAGATCGGATTCCATAGTTCTGAATGATACTATTTTGATTTTCGCTTTTTTAGCAAGATTTATTAAACAGACAACTTCCGAAAGGCGTTCTTCAAAATTTCCTCCGAGGATTTATTCTATTCACCTTTAGAATCCTTCTATCTCGCTTTTTTATACGTTTTTTAGAAAAAAAACGATTTGAAACTCCGTCCCGAAACTTCCGGGAACCGCTTCTTGCGAAGGGGTAAAAACATGAAAGAAACAGTCGATTTAGATCGAGGAGAATGGAAGAAGTTGGTAAGTAGAAAAGAAGAATTCACGAACATCGTATCCGTGTTAAATCAATTCTACGTTGCAAGAACTCCCTACTCTCAATTCAGCAATTCTCAAAAGCTGAGAATCCAATTGGAGAAAGAAGGATTTAAGAATTTCGAAGCATTCTTAAAAAAATTAGGGGAACACGACTTTCTGATTTATTTAAGGACCGAAGGAAAATATGAATCTTGGATTCATATCGACGGGATTCAAGAAGAAAGAGATCGTTTCTTGAACGAAGGCACAAAGGATCATCCCGTCTTCGATATCGTCTGCGTATCCGATCTTTTTGAAAAAGATTGCGTTTTCGCGGAAGAAGAAGAAACGAAAACCTTTTCCACCAAATAAGATTCTGCTTGATCATTTTTTTCCCAGGGTTAAGGATCTTCCGCATGTCGAAGCCATTTCATCTGGGAAAAAGTTTTTTGAAAATTCAGTCTCTTCGTAAGTTTGTAGCATTTTTAATTTTTGCGAACTGCGTTCTCTTTCTAGAATCACCCAAGGCGGAAGAAGCCGTCTTTCTCAAAA harbors:
- a CDS encoding response regulator, whose product is MKVLVLDSGATVRKIISSFFPAEDFQIVEAATAKEGLDLAFQESFDLITIGMVLPDADGFTVCKIIRTSLRDKIPSTCKNSKIYLITSGDIESNRDKAKNFGFDGIFPKPSGIEEFKVVIEEIIELAYGQVSANPPVPKGNKKIVIVDDSELNLLLLGKILKKNGFQVQAFTEGKKALEFLLSSKGDISNIFTDWIMPDLSGEEFVGEVRKENRFDSIPIAVITGLEENEGISVSKLPKNIQILHKPYSERNILEYIQKT
- a CDS encoding NADP-dependent isocitrate dehydrogenase, whose protein sequence is MAKIKVKTPLVELDGDEMTRIIWKEIKDRFIHPYLDIELDYYDLGVEYRDKTEDKVTVDSAHAIQKYGVGVKCATITPNQDRVKEYNLKQEWKSPNGTIRSILDGTVFRKPIIVNNIPPAVRSWKKPITVGRHAFGDLYKDTELYIPEAGKVELVYTGKDGKEKQRAVIHDFDGAGVIMGQFNLDKSILSFAQACFNYAISEKIDLWFATKDTISKKYHARFRAIFDELAKAKEGDLKKAGIEYSYYLIDDAVAQIMKNEGGMLWALMNYDGDVMSDMVASGFGSLGLMTSVLVSPDGKFEYEAAHGTVTRHYRKYQQGETTSTNSVASIFAWTGALIKRGELDGTPDVVAFGQKLEKAVIDTIQGGEMTKDLTLLCTDPNAKSLDTFQFMEAIQKKL
- a CDS encoding LIC_13246 family protein: MKETVDLDRGEWKKLVSRKEEFTNIVSVLNQFYVARTPYSQFSNSQKLRIQLEKEGFKNFEAFLKKLGEHDFLIYLRTEGKYESWIHIDGIQEERDRFLNEGTKDHPVFDIVCVSDLFEKDCVFAEEEETKTFSTK
- the mazG gene encoding nucleoside triphosphate pyrophosphohydrolase, whose protein sequence is MPFRSLNEEISKLRDVTATLRGENGCPWDKEQDHQTLVPYLIEESQEVIEAILKKDDELLKEELGDLLFQVVFHARLAEERNAFDLADVAERVADKLIFRHPHVFRPEELTLSSSQEVIENWEKIKDKEKKKPGYSSIFTNIPENFSSLLKAEKYQKKAAKVGFDWKDISDVEGKVREEMEEFLVEYGRTKVDGSNQVRIEEEFGDLLFSLVNLGRHLGISSESALTRTNAKFKARFQYVEETLQSQGKAPSDSNLKEMDKLWDKAKELKL
- a CDS encoding LIC_13241 domain-containing protein, which codes for MNQTSSFESRIKKTEELISHLNVSFSLKPESDPEEWPRSFQMFVREKKYKTVFSIFGSFTLIPENINSAPLASPIYYLSLDTNESNSLSWTKPNGEWIEDSQQILSELIQSIQIYEDGLSEINASENRI